A portion of the Flavobacterium limnophilum genome contains these proteins:
- a CDS encoding tyrosine-type recombinase/integrase: MLSRFERTVSVLGRSASTFNNYSRHLASISLYFGKIPTELDPEQVQDYLFYLQKKSKTPSQTYFKHCVYGLRFLLKSEGIPYEYLRLPSIKHEKKLPVVLSKEEVWAMLQNAKLLKHRILIGLLYGCGLRCMEARSVRLQDLDFDRKQLKVVQGKGKKDRYVPLSDHLIRGLKKYIGAEKPQDYLFNGQPIERAGGDFDSRYSQRGVQWAVKQVAKAAGVKKEVHVHTLRHSYATHLLEDGMDIMTLKDLLGHQNIETTLEYLQIAQLESQRIFSPLDTLFEKCSRK; this comes from the coding sequence TTGTTGTCACGTTTTGAGCGGACGGTCTCGGTCTTGGGACGAAGTGCAAGCACTTTCAACAATTATTCCCGCCACTTGGCTTCGATTTCGCTGTATTTTGGCAAAATCCCCACGGAGTTGGATCCCGAACAAGTTCAGGACTACTTGTTTTATCTGCAAAAAAAGTCCAAAACCCCATCGCAAACCTACTTCAAACACTGCGTTTACGGACTTCGGTTTTTGCTGAAATCGGAAGGGATTCCTTATGAATACCTTCGATTGCCGTCCATAAAGCACGAGAAAAAACTGCCCGTTGTTTTGAGCAAAGAAGAAGTCTGGGCGATGTTGCAAAATGCCAAACTGCTCAAACACCGAATCCTTATTGGCTTGCTTTATGGCTGTGGACTTCGCTGTATGGAAGCCAGAAGTGTTCGATTGCAGGACTTGGATTTCGACCGCAAACAGCTCAAAGTAGTTCAAGGCAAAGGCAAAAAAGACCGTTACGTTCCGCTATCGGATCACTTGATTCGGGGTTTGAAAAAGTACATCGGTGCCGAAAAACCCCAAGATTATCTTTTTAATGGACAACCTATCGAGAGAGCTGGAGGAGATTTTGACAGCCGTTACAGTCAGCGAGGTGTGCAATGGGCGGTGAAGCAAGTGGCTAAGGCAGCGGGCGTCAAAAAAGAAGTTCACGTGCATACGCTTCGGCACTCTTATGCCACGCATTTACTCGAAGACGGGATGGATATTATGACGCTCAAAGACCTTTTGGGACACCAAAATATCGAGACCACGCTGGAGTATTTGCAGATTGCCCAACTCGAGAGTCAACGCATCTTTAGTCCACTCGACACGCTTTTCGAGAAATGCAGCCGGAAGTAG
- a CDS encoding tyrosine-type recombinase/integrase: MLSRFERTVSVLGRSASTFNNYSRHLASISLYFGKIPTELDPEQVQDYLFYLQKKSKTPSQTYFKHCVYGLRFLLKSEGIPYEYLRLPSIKHEKKLPVVLSKEEVWAMLKNAKLLKHRILIGLLYGCGLRCMEARSVRLQDLDFDRKQLKVVQGKGKKDRYVPLSEHLIRGLKKYIEAEKPQDYLFNGQPIERAGGDFDNRYSQRGVQWAVKQVAKAAGVKKEVHTHTLRHSYATHLLEDGMDIMTLKDLLGHQNIETTLEYLHIAQLESQRIFSPLDTLFEKCSRK; encoded by the coding sequence TTGTTGTCACGTTTTGAGCGGACGGTCTCGGTCTTGGGACGAAGTGCAAGCACTTTCAACAATTATTCCCGCCACTTGGCTTCGATTTCGCTGTATTTTGGCAAAATCCCCACGGAGTTGGATCCCGAACAAGTTCAGGACTACTTGTTTTACCTGCAAAAAAAGTCCAAAACCCCATCGCAAACCTACTTCAAACACTGCGTTTATGGGCTTCGATTTCTGCTGAAATCGGAAGGGATTCCGTATGAATACCTCCGATTGCCGTCTATAAAGCACGAGAAAAAACTGCCCGTTGTTTTGAGCAAAGAAGAAGTCTGGGCGATGCTCAAAAATGCCAAACTGCTCAAACACCGAATCCTTATTGGCTTGCTTTATGGCTGTGGACTTCGCTGTATGGAAGCCAGAAGTGTTCGATTGCAGGACTTGGATTTCGACCGAAAACAGCTCAAAGTCGTTCAGGGAAAAGGCAAAAAAGACCGTTATGTTCCGCTATCGGAACACTTGATTCGGGGTTTGAAAAAGTACATCGAAGCCGAAAAACCCCAAGATTATCTTTTCAACGGTCAGCCTATCGAAAGAGCAGGTGGAGATTTTGACAATCGGTACAGTCAGCGAGGTGTGCAATGGGCGGTGAAGCAAGTGGCTAAGGCAGCGGGAGTGAAAAAGGAAGTTCACACCCACACGCTTCGGCACTCTTATGCCACGCATTTACTCGAAGACGGGATGGATATTATGACCCTCAAAGACCTTTTGGGACACCAAAATATCGAAACCACGCTGGAATATTTACACATTGCCCAACTCGAGAGTCAGCGCATCTTTAGTCCACTCGACACGCTTTTCGAGAAATGCAGCCGGAAGTAG
- a CDS encoding IS91 family transposase encodes MQPEVACTEHFDDAQYKLRRSEVADVLRKVGSKIESYGLNTWQLRTLSAIKKCRTAELGGHIDGCDQCGNLTISYNSCRNRHCPKCQGNKREDWIEARSTELLPVPYFHVVFTLPEAINSLAIHQPKIVYDTLFEATWETLQTFGKAKEMQMGMIAVLHTWGQQLSLHPHLHCIVPGGGIDKNGQWKNSRTDGKFLFPVKALSKVFRAKYCQKLKAKNPIGYEQIRQELWRKPWVVFAKKPFGSPNSVVEYLGRYTHKIAISNHRIKSIDNENLTFDYKDYRVAGVKKQMTLSHQEFIRRFALHILPKRFVKIRHYGFLSSTWKREKLKLLQEKLQVKVLEKVEKKPFLPKCPCCKTGNLHRIAVFDQRGPPAWYLGGGQNTIPCKS; translated from the coding sequence ATGCAGCCGGAAGTAGCCTGCACTGAGCATTTCGACGACGCTCAATATAAACTTCGTCGAAGTGAAGTAGCCGATGTACTGCGAAAAGTGGGTTCAAAAATCGAGAGTTATGGACTCAATACTTGGCAATTGCGCACGCTATCGGCCATCAAAAAATGTCGAACGGCAGAATTGGGAGGTCATATCGATGGGTGTGATCAGTGTGGAAATCTGACCATCAGTTACAACTCCTGCAGGAACCGACATTGTCCGAAATGTCAGGGCAATAAGCGAGAGGATTGGATCGAAGCCCGAAGCACGGAACTCTTGCCGGTGCCTTATTTTCACGTGGTTTTCACCTTGCCCGAAGCGATTAATTCTTTGGCAATTCACCAGCCCAAAATCGTGTATGACACCCTGTTTGAAGCGACTTGGGAAACGCTTCAAACTTTTGGCAAAGCCAAGGAAATGCAAATGGGAATGATTGCCGTTTTGCACACTTGGGGACAACAATTGAGTTTGCATCCGCACCTGCATTGCATTGTGCCTGGTGGAGGAATCGATAAAAACGGACAATGGAAAAACAGTAGAACGGACGGCAAATTTCTGTTCCCCGTAAAAGCTTTGTCGAAGGTTTTCAGGGCTAAATATTGCCAAAAGCTCAAAGCAAAAAATCCGATTGGTTACGAGCAAATCCGGCAAGAGTTGTGGAGAAAACCGTGGGTAGTTTTTGCCAAAAAGCCATTTGGAAGTCCAAACTCTGTGGTGGAATATTTGGGGAGATACACCCATAAAATAGCCATTAGCAACCATCGAATCAAAAGTATAGACAACGAAAATCTGACTTTTGATTACAAGGATTATCGAGTGGCGGGCGTCAAAAAGCAAATGACGCTCTCACATCAGGAGTTTATCCGGAGGTTTGCGTTGCATATTTTGCCCAAACGGTTTGTCAAGATTCGTCATTATGGGTTTTTGAGCAGCACTTGGAAGCGGGAGAAGCTGAAACTTTTGCAGGAGAAACTCCAAGTAAAAGTCTTGGAAAAAGTAGAAAAGAAACCCTTCTTGCCCAAATGTCCGTGTTGCAAAACGGGCAATTTGCACCGAATAGCAGTTTTTGACCAGCGTGGTCCGCCTGCTTGGTATCTTGGCGGTGGCCAAAACACCATTCCCTGTAAAAGCTGA
- a CDS encoding IS91 family transposase, translating into MQPEVAGTEHFDDAQYKLRRSEVADVLRKVGSKIESYGLNTWQLRTLSAIKKCRTAELGGHIDGCDQCGNLTISYNSCRNRHCPKCQGNKREDWIEARSTELLPVPYFHVVFTLPEAINSLAIHQPKIVYDTLFEATWETLQTFGKAKEMQMGMIAVLHTWGQQLSLHPHLHCIVPGGGIDADGQWKNSHSKGDFLFPVKALSKVFRAKYCQKLKAKNPIGYEQIRQELWRKPWVVFAKKPFGSPNSVVEYLGRYTHKIAISNHRIKSIDNENLTFDYKDYRMAGVKKQMTLSHQEFIRRFALHILPKRFVKIRHYGFLSSTWKREKLKLLQEKLQVKVLEKVEKKPFLPKCPCCKTGNLHRIAVFDQRGPPAWYLGGGQNTIPCKS; encoded by the coding sequence ATGCAGCCGGAAGTAGCCGGCACTGAGCATTTCGACGACGCTCAATATAAACTTCGTCGAAGTGAAGTAGCCGATGTACTGCGAAAAGTGGGTTCAAAAATAGAGAGTTATGGACTCAATACTTGGCAATTGCGCACGCTATCGGCCATCAAAAAATGTCGAACGGCAGAATTGGGAGGTCATATCGATGGGTGTGATCAGTGTGGAAATCTGACCATCAGTTACAACTCTTGCAGGAACCGACATTGCCCCAAGTGTCAGGGCAATAAGCGAGAGGATTGGATCGAAGCCCGAAGCACGGAACTCTTGCCGGTGCCTTATTTCCACGTGGTTTTCACCTTGCCCGAAGCGATTAATTCTTTGGCAATTCACCAGCCCAAAATCGTGTATGACACCCTGTTTGAAGCAACTTGGGAAACCCTGCAAACTTTTGGCAAAGCCAAGGAAATGCAAATGGGAATGATTGCCGTTTTGCACACGTGGGGACAACAATTGAGTTTGCATCCGCACCTGCATTGCATTGTGCCTGGTGGAGGAATCGATGCCGACGGACAATGGAAAAATAGCCACTCCAAGGGTGATTTTCTGTTCCCCGTAAAAGCCTTGTCGAAGGTTTTCAGGGCAAAATATTGTCAGAAACTCAAAGCAAAAAATCCGATTGGTTACGAGCAAATCCGGCAAGAATTGTGGAGAAAACCGTGGGTTGTTTTTGCCAAAAAGCCATTTGGAAGTCCAAACTCTGTGGTGGAATATCTGGGGAGATACACCCATAAAATAGCCATTAGCAACCATCGAATCAAAAGTATAGACAACGAAAATCTGACTTTTGATTACAAGGATTACCGAATGGCGGGAGTCAAAAAGCAAATGACGCTCTCACATCAGGAGTTTATCCGGAGGTTTGCGTTGCATATTTTGCCCAAACGGTTTGTCAAGATCCGTCATTATGGGTTTTTGAGCAGCACTTGGAAGCGGGAGAAGCTGAAACTTTTGCAGGAGAAACTCCAAGTAAAAGTCTTGGAAAAAGTAGAAAAGAAACCCTTCTTGCCCAAATGTCCGTGTTGCAAAACGGGCAATTTGCACCGAATAGCAGTTTTTGACCAGCGTGGTCCGCCTGCTTGGTATCTTGGCGGTGGCCAAAACACCATTCCCTGTAAAAGCTGA
- a CDS encoding DUF5063 domain-containing protein produces the protein MKELIPTINKIVKFGLEPKLTEVNKQESLEKNLVKIYSMYFDVDYKFDEKDYEEFDSQKFPNIRQNVESNFENFGFYKTILDINNFENHQEDAIGDAVDDLTDIIQDLLEVKWRIENNSLEDGLWFFNFIFRSHTQQHILDLLNYIKQKEE, from the coding sequence ATGAAAGAACTAATTCCGACAATAAACAAAATAGTAAAGTTTGGTTTAGAACCGAAACTAACAGAAGTCAACAAACAAGAATCGCTCGAAAAGAATCTTGTGAAAATATATTCAATGTATTTCGATGTAGATTATAAATTTGACGAAAAAGATTATGAAGAATTTGATAGTCAAAAGTTTCCGAATATTAGGCAGAATGTAGAATCAAACTTTGAAAATTTTGGGTTCTATAAAACAATACTTGACATAAATAATTTCGAAAATCATCAAGAAGATGCAATTGGAGATGCCGTGGACGACTTAACAGACATAATACAAGATCTTTTGGAAGTAAAATGGAGAATTGAAAATAACAGTTTAGAAGACGGACTTTGGTTTTTTAATTTCATATTCAGAAGTCATACTCAACAGCATATTTTGGATTTATTGAATTACATAAAGCAAAAAGAAGAATAA
- a CDS encoding tyrosine-type recombinase/integrase yields MLSRFERTVSVLGRSASTFNNYSRHLASISLYFGKIPTELDPEQVQDYLFYLQKKSKTPSQTYFKHCVYGLRFLLKSEGIPYEYLRLPSIKHEKKLPVVLSKEEVWAMLQNAKLLKHRILIGLLYGCGLRCMEARSVRLQDLDFDRKQLKVVQGKGKKDRYVPLSEHLIRGLKKYIGAEKPQDYLFNGQPLPNGAGGDFDSRYSQRGVQWAVKQVAKAAGVKKEVHVHTLRHSYATHLLEDGMDIMTLKDLLGHQNIETTLEYLHIAQLESQRIFSPLDTLFEKCSRR; encoded by the coding sequence TTGTTGTCACGTTTTGAGCGGACGGTCTCGGTCTTGGGACGAAGTGCAAGCACTTTCAACAATTATTCCCGCCACTTGGCTTCGATTTCGCTGTATTTTGGCAAAATCCCCACGGAGTTGGATCCCGAACAAGTTCAGGACTACTTGTTTTACCTGCAAAAAAAGTCCAAAACCCCATCGCAAACCTACTTCAAACACTGCGTTTATGGGCTTCGGTTTTTGCTGAAATCGGAAGGGATTCCTTATGAATACCTTCGATTGCCGTCCATAAAGCACGAGAAAAAACTGCCCGTTGTTTTGAGCAAAGAAGAAGTCTGGGCGATGTTGCAAAATGCCAAACTGCTCAAACACCGAATCCTTATTGGCTTGCTTTATGGCTGTGGACTTCGCTGTATGGAAGCTCGTTCTGTACGATTGCAGGACTTGGATTTCGACCGAAAACAGCTCAAAGTCGTTCAGGGAAAAGGCAAAAAAGACCGCTATGTTCCGCTATCGGAACACTTGATTCGAGGTTTGAAAAAGTACATCGGTGCCGAAAAACCCCAGGATTATCTCTTCAACGGCCAGCCTTTGCCCAATGGAGCTGGAGGAGATTTTGACAGCCGTTACAGTCAGCGAGGTGTGCAATGGGCGGTGAAGCAAGTGGCTAAGGCAGCGGGAGTGAAAAAGGAAGTTCACGTGCATACGCTTCGGCACTCTTATGCCACGCATTTACTCGAAGACGGAATGGATATTATGACCCTCAAAGACCTTTTGGGACACCAAAATATCGAAACCACGCTGGAATATTTACACATTGCCCAACTCGAGAGTCAGCGCATCTTTAGTCCACTCGACACGCTTTTCGAGAAATGCAGCCGCAGGTAG
- a CDS encoding IS91 family transposase, which produces MQPQVAGTEHFDDAPYKLRRSEVADVLRKVGSKIESYGLNTWQLRTLSAIKKCRTAELGGHIDGCDQCGNLTISYNSCRNRHCPKCQGNKREDWIEARSTELLPVPYFHVVFTLPEAINSLAIHQPKIVYDTLFEATWETLQTFGKAKEMQMGMIAVLHTWGQNLSLHPHLHCIVPGGGIDADGQWKNSHSKGDFLFPVKALSKVFRAKFCEKLKKKEPIKYEQIRQELWRKPWVVFAKKPFGSPNSVVEYLGRYTHKIAISNHRIKSIDNENLTFDYKDYRMAGVKKQMTLTHREFIRRFALHILPKRFVKIRHYGFLSSTWKREKLKLLQEKLQVKVLEKVEKKPFLPKCPCCKTGNLHRIAVFDQRGPPAWYLGGGQNTIPCKS; this is translated from the coding sequence ATGCAGCCGCAGGTAGCCGGCACTGAGCATTTCGACGACGCTCCATATAAACTTCGTCGAAGTGAAGTAGCCGATGTACTGCGAAAAGTGGGTTCAAAAATCGAGAGTTATGGACTCAATACTTGGCAATTGCGCACGCTATCGGCCATCAAAAAATGTCGAACGGCAGAATTGGGAGGTCATATCGATGGGTGTGATCAGTGTGGAAATCTGACCATCAGTTACAACTCCTGCAGGAACCGACATTGTCCGAAATGTCAGGGCAATAAGCGAGAGGATTGGATCGAAGCCCGAAGCACGGAACTCTTGCCGGTGCCTTATTTTCACGTGGTTTTCACCTTGCCCGAAGCGATTAATTCTTTGGCAATTCACCAGCCCAAAATCGTGTATGACACCCTGTTTGAAGCGACTTGGGAAACGCTTCAAACTTTTGGCAAAGCCAAGGAAATGCAAATGGGGATGATAGCGGTTTTGCACACCTGGGGACAAAACCTAAGTTTGCATCCGCACCTGCATTGCATTGTGCCTGGTGGAGGAATCGATGCCGACGGACAATGGAAAAATAGCCACTCCAAGGGTGATTTTCTGTTCCCCGTAAAAGCCTTGTCGAAAGTGTTTCGAGCGAAATTTTGCGAGAAACTCAAAAAGAAAGAGCCCATAAAATACGAGCAAATCCGGCAAGAGTTGTGGAGAAAACCGTGGGTTGTTTTTGCCAAAAAGCCATTTGGAAGTCCAAACTCTGTGGTGGAATATTTGGGGAGATATACCCATAAAATAGCCATTAGCAACCATCGAATCAAAAGTATAGACAACGAAAATCTGACTTTTGATTACAAGGATTACCGAATGGCGGGAGTCAAAAAGCAAATGACACTCACGCATCGGGAATTTATCCGCCGCTTTGCGTTGCATATTTTGCCCAAACGGTTTGTCAAGATTCGTCATTATGGGTTTTTGAGCAGCACTTGGAAGCGGGAGAAGCTAAAACTTTTGCAGGAGAAACTCCAAGTAAAAGTCTTGGAAAAAGTAGAAAAGAAACCCTTCTTGCCCAAATGTCCGTGTTGCAAAACGGGCAATTTGCACCGAATAGCAGTTTTTGACCAGCGTGGTCCGCCTGCTTGGTATCTTGGCGGTGGCCAAAACACCATTCCCTGTAAAAGCTGA
- a CDS encoding IS110 family transposase: MSTQITTSPKVYIGLDIHKKTWTVSIQTDLFFHKTYSMPSKSSDLEEYVNKNFHNHEVYLVYEAGCCGFSVARYFLNLAWNVLVVNPADVKTGNKERYQKTDALDSKNLSNQLKSGTLKGINIPTEAEDQFMSLARHRTQVTKKLRTTKLQIKSLLLFHGIEIPEEFDNSNWPNGFIEWLEKLKFGTVCGDLALQGKIRMFKFIKSEYLEIANQMRAYCRKENKEDYNLLKSIPGIGGFLASVIIAECGDLRRFNTEGQFASFIGIVPGMHNSGGSEKCLGLTPRSRSQLRSYLIEAAWIAVRKDLEMQQYYRKHQGKNVKNIIVKVAHKMTRRILSVIKTQTPYQINKNIILEKQEV, translated from the coding sequence ATGAGTACTCAAATTACTACTAGTCCAAAAGTATATATTGGTTTGGATATACACAAGAAAACATGGACAGTTTCAATCCAGACCGATTTATTTTTTCATAAAACTTATTCGATGCCTTCAAAATCTTCCGATTTAGAGGAATATGTAAATAAAAATTTTCACAATCATGAAGTGTATTTGGTTTATGAAGCAGGTTGTTGCGGATTTTCCGTAGCGCGATATTTCTTGAATTTAGCTTGGAATGTCTTAGTAGTCAATCCAGCTGACGTGAAAACAGGAAACAAAGAACGTTATCAAAAAACAGATGCTTTGGACTCCAAAAATTTATCCAACCAGTTGAAATCTGGCACTTTAAAAGGAATCAATATTCCTACCGAAGCCGAAGATCAGTTCATGAGTTTGGCACGACATCGAACGCAAGTTACCAAAAAACTGAGGACGACTAAATTGCAGATCAAGAGTTTGTTATTGTTTCACGGAATAGAAATTCCCGAAGAATTTGACAATTCGAATTGGCCTAATGGATTTATAGAATGGTTAGAAAAACTCAAGTTCGGTACAGTTTGTGGTGATTTAGCTTTGCAAGGAAAAATCAGAATGTTCAAATTTATCAAATCAGAGTATTTGGAAATTGCCAATCAAATGCGAGCTTATTGCCGTAAAGAGAACAAAGAGGATTACAATTTATTGAAGAGTATTCCTGGTATTGGAGGTTTTTTAGCTTCTGTTATTATAGCTGAATGTGGAGATTTGAGACGCTTTAATACCGAAGGACAATTTGCTAGTTTTATAGGGATTGTACCTGGAATGCACAACAGCGGTGGTAGCGAAAAATGTTTAGGACTTACCCCTCGAAGTAGAAGTCAATTGAGAAGTTATCTAATTGAAGCCGCTTGGATTGCAGTGCGAAAAGATCTAGAGATGCAACAGTATTATAGAAAACATCAAGGCAAAAACGTAAAAAATATTATCGTAAAAGTAGCTCATAAAATGACTAGAAGAATACTATCGGTAATTAAGACACAAACTCCTTATCAAATTAACAAAAACATAATTCTAGAAAAACAAGAAGTTTAA
- a CDS encoding tyrosine-type recombinase/integrase, with protein MLSRFERTVSVLGRSASTFNNYSRHLASISLYFGKIPTELDPEQVQDYLFYLQKKSKTPSQTYFKHCVYGLRFLLKSEGIPYEYLRLPSIKHEKKLPVVLSKEEVWAMLQNAKLLKHRILIGLLYGCGLRCMEARSVRLQDLDFDRKQLKVVQGKGKKDRYVPLSEHLIRGLKKYIGAEKPQDYLFNGQPLPNGAGGDFDNRYSQRGVQWAVKQVAKAAGVKKEVHVHTLRHSYATHLLEDGMDIMTLKDLLGHQNIETTLEYLHIAQLESQRIFSPLDTLFEKCSRK; from the coding sequence TTGTTGTCACGTTTTGAGCGGACGGTCTCGGTCTTGGGACGAAGTGCAAGCACTTTCAACAATTATTCCCGCCACTTGGCTTCGATTTCGCTGTATTTTGGCAAAATCCCCACAGAGTTGGATCCCGAACAAGTTCAGGACTACTTGTTTTACCTGCAAAAAAAGTCCAAAACACCTTCGCAAACTTATTTTAAACACTGCGTTTACGGACTTCGGTTTTTGCTGAAATCGGAAGGGATTCCTTATGAATACCTTCGATTGCCGTCCATAAAGCACGAGAAAAAACTGCCCGTTGTTTTGAGCAAAGAAGAAGTCTGGGCGATGTTGCAAAATGCCAAACTGCTCAAACACCGAATCCTTATTGGCTTGCTTTATGGCTGTGGACTTCGCTGTATGGAAGCCAGAAGTGTTCGATTGCAGGACTTGGATTTCGACCGAAAACAGCTCAAAGTCGTTCAGGGAAAAGGCAAAAAAGACCGTTACGTTCCGCTATCGGAACATTTGATTCGGGGTTTGAAAAAGTACATCGGTGCCGAAAAACCCCAGGATTATCTCTTCAACGGCCAGCCTTTGCCCAATGGAGCAGGTGGAGATTTTGACAATCGGTACAGCCAGCGAGGTGTGCAATGGGCGGTGAAGCAAGTGGCTAAGGCAGCGGGAGTGAAAAAGGAAGTTCACGTGCATACGCTTCGGCACTCTTATGCCACGCATTTACTCGAAGACGGGATGGATATTATGACACTGAAAGACCTTTTGGGACACCAAAATATCGAAACCACGCTGGAATATTTACACATTGCCCAACTCGAGAGCCAGCGCATCTTTAGTCCACTCGACACGCTTTTCGAGAAATGCAGCCGGAAGTAG
- a CDS encoding IS91 family transposase yields MQPEVACTEHFDDAQYKLRRSEVADVLRKVGSKIESYGLNTWQLRTLSAIKKCRTAELGGHIDGCDQCGNLTISYNSCRNRHCPKCQGNKREDWIEARSTELLPVPYFHVVFTLPEAINSLAIHQPKIVYDTLFEACWETLQTFGKAKEMQMGMIAVLHTWGQNLSLHPHLHCIVPGGGIDADGQWLNSHSKGNFLFPVKALSKVFRVKFCEKLKKKEPIKYEQIRQELWRKPWVVFAKKPFGSPNSVVEYLGRYTHKIAISNHRIKSIDNENLTFDYKDYRMAGVKKQMTLTHQEFIRRFSLHILPKRFVKIRHYGFLSSTWKREKLKLLQEKLQVKVLEKVEKKPFLPKCPCCKTGNLHRIAVFDQRGPPAWYLGGGQNTIPCKS; encoded by the coding sequence ATGCAGCCGGAAGTAGCCTGCACTGAGCATTTCGACGACGCTCAATATAAACTTCGTCGAAGTGAAGTAGCCGATGTACTGCGAAAAGTGGGTTCAAAAATCGAGAGTTATGGACTCAATACTTGGCAATTGCGCACGCTATCGGCCATCAAAAAATGTCGAACGGCAGAATTGGGAGGTCATATCGATGGGTGTGATCAGTGTGGAAATCTGACCATCAGTTACAACTCCTGCAGGAACCGACATTGTCCGAAATGTCAGGGCAATAAGCGAGAGGATTGGATCGAAGCCCGAAGCACGGAACTCTTGCCGGTGCCTTATTTCCACGTGGTTTTCACCTTGCCCGAAGCGATTAATTCTTTGGCAATTCACCAGCCCAAAATCGTGTATGATACTTTGTTTGAAGCCTGTTGGGAAACGCTTCAAACTTTTGGCAAAGCCAAGGAAATGCAAATGGGGATGATAGCGGTTTTGCACACGTGGGGACAAAACCTAAGTTTGCATCCGCACCTGCATTGCATTGTGCCTGGTGGAGGAATCGATGCAGACGGACAGTGGCTAAACAGCCACTCTAAAGGTAATTTTCTGTTCCCCGTCAAGGCTTTGTCGAAAGTGTTTCGAGTGAAATTTTGCGAGAAACTCAAAAAGAAAGAGCCCATAAAATACGAGCAAATCCGGCAAGAATTGTGGAGAAAACCGTGGGTTGTTTTTGCCAAAAAGCCATTTGGAAGTCCAAACTCTGTGGTGGAATATTTGGGGAGATACACCCATAAAATCGCCATTAGCAACCATCGAATCAAAAGTATAGACAACGAAAATCTGACTTTTGATTACAAGGATTACCGAATGGCGGGCGTCAAAAAGCAAATGACACTCACACATCAGGAGTTTATCCGGAGGTTTTCGTTGCATATTTTGCCCAAACGGTTCGTCAAGATCCGTCATTACGGTTTTTTGAGCAGCACTTGGAAGCGGGAGAAGCTGAAACTTTTGCAGGAGAAACTCCAAGTAAAAGTCTTGGAAAAAGTAGAAAAGAAACCCTTCTTGCCCAAATGTCCGTGTTGCAAAACGGGCAATTTGCACCGAATAGCAGTTTTTGACCAGCGTGGTCCGCCTGCTTGGTATCTTGGCGGTGGCCAAAACACCATTCCCTGTAAAAGCTGA